The genomic interval ACCTCCCTGACCGAGCACCTCGGTCCGGTGCTGGAGGGCTTCGGGCCGCGCATGCGGCGCGGGAAGCGGGCCCTGTGGGGGATGGCGACCGACGAGATCGTCGAGGGCCTCTGGTACATCGCGCACCTGCTGGGCGAGGAGCGCCGCGCCATGGCCGAGCTGGAGCTGCTGCTGCCCGGCACGACCAAGCCGTACGTCGGCACCGCCGGCTTCCGCGAGCTGACCGGACCCGACGGCCGGTCGCTGCCGACCCGGGACCGGGCGAGCTGCTGCCTCTTCTACACGCTGCGCCCCGAGGACACCTGCGTGACCTGTCCGCGTACCTGTGACACGGACCGGGTGCGAAAGCTCGCCGCAGCTTCCTGATCCACACCGCCCGTCCGGATGACGTGGAATCGAACACGACCCCGCTCGACCGAGCGGCCGTTCGAGAAGATTCCACCCATCGATAGCCTCTCCCACCCCCATGGCGTGCTCTTGTCCCGAAACCACCGGAGCGGGACGGGAATTCCGTCACGATGGCGCACGAAACGCCCTACGTGACGCAAGGGACCGCGCATGAGACTGACCGACATATCGCTTGACTGGCTGCTTCCGGGCGCCGTACTGCTCGTGGGAGTCATGGCGGCGGTGACGGTGGTCGCACGCGGCAAGCGTGCCGCCGGCAAGGCCGCGGCCGACGACTCCTGGGAACGCAGCGAGGATCGCCGCAGACGCAAGGAAGCGCTGTACGCCACCGCCAGTTACGTCCTGCTGTTCTGCTGCGCGGCGGTCGCCGCCGCGCTCTCCTTCCACGGGCTCGTCGGCTTCGGCCGGCAGAACCTGAACCTCACCGGAGGCTGGGAGTATCTGGTCCCGTTCGGACTGGACGGGGCCGCGATGTTCTGTTCGGTGCTGGCCGTACGGGAGGCGAGCCACGGAGACGCGGCGCTCGGCTCCCGGCTGCTGGTGTGGACCTTCGCCGGGGCCGCCGCCTGGTTCAACTGGGTGCACGCCCCCCGGGGCATGGACCACGCGGGCGCTCCGCACTTCTTCGCGGGGATGTCCCTCTCGGCCGCAGTGCTCTTCGACCGCGCGCTGAAGCAGACCCGCCGGGCCGCGCTGCGCGAACAGGGCCTGGTGCCCCGTCCGTTGCCGCAGATCCGGATCGTCCGCTGGCTGCGGGCACCCAGGGAGACCTTCGGCGCCTGGTCGCTGATGCTCCTGGAGGGCGTCCGCACCCTGGACGAGGCGGTGGACGAGGTGCGCGAGGACCGCAGGGAGCGTGAGCAGGACCGGCTGCGCCGACGCGACCAGGAGAAGCTGGACCGGGCCCGTATCAAGGCGCTGAACCGTCAGAACCGGGTCTGGGGACGCGGTGGACGGGTCGACCGGCAGGTGGACGTGCCCGCCATCGCCGCGGCCTCGGGCGGCGCGGCGCCGGCCGTCGCGGAGCCCGCCATAGCAGAGCCGGGTCAGCTGCCTCTGCGACCCCGGCCATCCCTGCAAGCCGTCGGCCCGAAGCAGCCGGCCGGTTCGAGCTCGAAGAGCCTGGACGCTTCGAGCCGGGGAAGTGACCCGCGGACCGTCGACCTCACCGCCGAGGACGACACCCAGACACTCCCCCGGCTCGACTCGCTGGAACAGAAACTGAAGGATCTGGAGCAGCAGTTCGGCTGAGAGCCCCGCGCGGCGGAGACCCCCTCAGGGCCTTCCGCCGTGCAGCTCGAACCAGACGACCTTGCCCAGGGCCTGCGCCTCCACGCCCCAGGCGTCGGCCAGGCTCCGGACCAGGATCAGGCCCCTGCCGTGCGTACCGTCGTCGGCGTTCGGTACGTACGGCGCGGGCAGATCCGCCGAGGCGAAGTCCTGGACCTCCACCCGCAGTCGGGCCGGCGTCGCCGTGGCGGTGACCACGGCCCCGTGCCGGGTGTGGATGAGAGCGTTGGTCACCAGCTCGCTCACCAGCAGCTCCGCCGCCTCGGTCCGCTCCTCGTCGGAGCTGTCCCGGAGGAACTCCCTCAGCTCCCGGCGCACTTCACCCACCGCCGACCGTTCGGTGTGGCCCACCCTGCGGCGCATCCGGGTCGGCGGTGGCGCCTCGCCCGGTCTCCGGCCCCGGGGGCCACGCCCCTCGATGACCGCGGTCCTTCTCTGACGCTTCGCCATTTCCCCCGCCCGCACAGTGCACCGACCTCCTCTGATCCGGCCGCTCGTCGAACAGCCTCACGGGATGCATGCCCCTGTACGTACACGGTCACGCTTGCCGACTCATCAATAGGTGAACGGTCAGGAGCGGCGAGGGGCGCACGCGACATCCCACCCGCGCACGCCATCACCCCATAGGCGCAGCTCCGGTCAACGTCCGGCGAACACACCTGAGTTGACCTTGACCCCGGCCTGACGGGGTCAAGGGCCCGCCGACTCTAAGGACGGGGAACGTTGCGGAGGTTGGAGCGGGCCATCTGGAGCATCCGGCCCACTCCGCCGTCGAGCACGATCTTGCTCGCGGAGAGCGCGAAGCCGGTGACCATGTCCGCGCTGATCTTCGGCGGGATGGAGAGCGCGTTCGGGTCGGTGACCACGTCGACGAGCGCGGGGCCCTTGTGCTTGAAGGCGTCCTTGAGCGCGCCCTGCAACTGCTTGGGCTTCTCCACGCGTACGCCGTAGGCACCGGCCGCGCGGGCGATGGCGGCGTAGTCGGTGTCCGCGTGGCCCGTCCCGTACGACGGCAGCCCCGCCACCAGCATCTCCAACTCGACCATGCCGAGGGAGGAGTTGTTGAACAGGACGACCTTCACCGGCAGGTCGTGCTGGACCAGGGTGAGGAAGTCGCCCATCAGCATGGAGAATCCGCCGTCGCCGGACATCGCGACGACCTGCCGGTTCAGGTCGGTGAACTGGGCGCCGATCGCCTGAGGCAGGGCGTTGGCCATCGAGCCGTGGCTGAACGAACCGATCACCCGCCGCTTGCCGTTGGGTGTCAGATAGCGGGCGGCCCACACGTTGTTCATGCCGGTGTCGACGGTGAACACGGCGTCCTCGTCGGCCATCTCGTCCAGCACGGAGGCGACGTACTCTGGGTGGATCGGGACGTGCTTGTCGACCTTGCGGGTGTAGGCCTTGACCACACCCTCCAGAGCGCTCGCGTGCTTCTTCAGCATCCGGTCGAGGAACTTGCGGTCGGACTTGGGCTTCACCCGGGGCGTCAGGCAGCGCAGGGTCTCGCGTACATCGCCCCAGACCGCGAGGTCGAGCTTGGAGCGGCGGCCGAGGTGCTCGGGGCGCACATCGACCTGGACGATCTTCACATCGTCCGGGAGGAAGGCGTTGTACGGGAAGTCCGTACCGAGCAGGATGAGCAGGTCGCACTCGTGCGTCGCCTCGTACGCGGCGCCGTAGCCGAGCAGCCCGCTCATCCCGACGTCGTACGGGTTGTCGTACTGGATCCACTCCTTGCCGCGCAGCGCGTGCCCGACCGGGGACTTGATCTTCTCGGCGAACTCCATGACCTCGGCGTGCGCCCCGGCCGTGCCGCTGCCGCAGAACAGCGTCACCCGTTTGGCCTCGTCCACCATGCGGCAGAGCTTGTCGATCTCCTCGTCGCCGGGCCGTACGGTCGGCCGCGCGGTGACGAGGGCGTGCTCGATGCTCTTCTCGGGGGCGGGCTCGGAAGCGATGTCGCCCGGCATCGAGACGACGCTGACGCCGCCGCGCCCGATGGCGTGCTGGATCGCCGTCTGGAGCAGCCTCGGCATCTGCTCCGGGTTGGAGATCATCTCGTTGTAGTGGCTGCACTCCTGGAACAGCAGCTCCGGATGGGTTGCCTGGAAGTAGCCGAGACCGATCTCGCTGGAGGGGATGTGCGAGGCGAGGGCCAGCACCGGGGCCATTGAGCGGTGCGCGTCGTACAGGCCGTTGATGAGGTGCAGGTTCCCCGGTCCGCAGGAGCCGGCGCAGGCCGCGAGCTCGCCGGTGACCTGCGCTTCCGCCCCGGCCGCGAAGGCGGCGGTCTCCTCGTGGCGGACGGGGATCCAGTCGACGGCCGGGTTACGCCGGATGGCGTCCACGACGGGGTTCAGGCTGTCGCCGACGACGCCGTACAGGCGTTTGACGCCTGCCCTGGCGAGGATGTCGACGAACTGCTCCGCCACGTTCTGCTTGGCCATGGGTGCGCACCCTTTCCTTGCCCGTGCTCCGTGCACTTCGGTTGTCCGGACTCCGGGGCCC from Streptomyces sp. CA-278952 carries:
- a CDS encoding ATP-binding protein, whose product is MGHTERSAVGEVRRELREFLRDSSDEERTEAAELLVSELVTNALIHTRHGAVVTATATPARLRVEVQDFASADLPAPYVPNADDGTHGRGLILVRSLADAWGVEAQALGKVVWFELHGGRP
- a CDS encoding pyruvate dehydrogenase; this encodes MAKQNVAEQFVDILARAGVKRLYGVVGDSLNPVVDAIRRNPAVDWIPVRHEETAAFAAGAEAQVTGELAACAGSCGPGNLHLINGLYDAHRSMAPVLALASHIPSSEIGLGYFQATHPELLFQECSHYNEMISNPEQMPRLLQTAIQHAIGRGGVSVVSMPGDIASEPAPEKSIEHALVTARPTVRPGDEEIDKLCRMVDEAKRVTLFCGSGTAGAHAEVMEFAEKIKSPVGHALRGKEWIQYDNPYDVGMSGLLGYGAAYEATHECDLLILLGTDFPYNAFLPDDVKIVQVDVRPEHLGRRSKLDLAVWGDVRETLRCLTPRVKPKSDRKFLDRMLKKHASALEGVVKAYTRKVDKHVPIHPEYVASVLDEMADEDAVFTVDTGMNNVWAARYLTPNGKRRVIGSFSHGSMANALPQAIGAQFTDLNRQVVAMSGDGGFSMLMGDFLTLVQHDLPVKVVLFNNSSLGMVELEMLVAGLPSYGTGHADTDYAAIARAAGAYGVRVEKPKQLQGALKDAFKHKGPALVDVVTDPNALSIPPKISADMVTGFALSASKIVLDGGVGRMLQMARSNLRNVPRP
- a CDS encoding DUF2637 domain-containing protein → MRLTDISLDWLLPGAVLLVGVMAAVTVVARGKRAAGKAAADDSWERSEDRRRRKEALYATASYVLLFCCAAVAAALSFHGLVGFGRQNLNLTGGWEYLVPFGLDGAAMFCSVLAVREASHGDAALGSRLLVWTFAGAAAWFNWVHAPRGMDHAGAPHFFAGMSLSAAVLFDRALKQTRRAALREQGLVPRPLPQIRIVRWLRAPRETFGAWSLMLLEGVRTLDEAVDEVREDRREREQDRLRRRDQEKLDRARIKALNRQNRVWGRGGRVDRQVDVPAIAAASGGAAPAVAEPAIAEPGQLPLRPRPSLQAVGPKQPAGSSSKSLDASSRGSDPRTVDLTAEDDTQTLPRLDSLEQKLKDLEQQFG